The following DNA comes from Brassica oleracea var. oleracea cultivar TO1000 chromosome C5, BOL, whole genome shotgun sequence.
TTGTTGAGGAGTTTTGGGAGCTGCATACTTATGTTGGATTCCTTGACTGTGACAAGATTTATCAAATTCTTCATTTTGAAACTCTCCTCCATGATCACTCTTGATCTGCACTATGCCGCCTTTTTCCTGTTTGAGTTGCAAAGCCAGAATGCGTAAACTTTCCAATGCATCAGATTTGTTCCTCAGGAAGTCTACCCAAGTGTATCTGGAGAAGTCATCTACAAGAACAAAGATGTATCTTTTTCCAGCAATTCTGTTTGGCGTGATTGGTCTCATAAGATCCATATGCACCAGCTCCAGTGTCCCCTTGGATCTGATCTCAGAAATCTGCTTGTGCTGAACCTTAACCTGATTTCCCTGACATCAACCTCCACACACATTGTCAGTTTGTTTCTCTAGTTCTGGAACTCCCCTGACAACCTCAGCATTGACCAGTCGGTTCAGACCATTAGTATTCATGTGTCCGAGTTTTTTGTGCCAAAGATCCAACTTAGACTCTTTAGCCGAGTAGCACAAATGTGATGGCTTCCACATGTAACAGTTGTTTCCAGATCGCACACCGCATAGAACCACATTCCCTTTAGTATCGACAGCTCAATATTCTTTGATGTTGAAGATAACCTCGAATCCCTCATCACACAATTGGCTGACACTGATGAGGTTTGCCTTAAGACCGTCTACATAGAAGACATTAATGAGTCTAGGTAAGACAGCCTTGTCCAGTTCCTCCACTCCTCGTATCTTTCCTTGACCACCATCACCGAAGGTCACTTTGCCTCCTTTGATAAACTCGAGCTTCTCAAAGAAATCTTGATTTCCTGTCATATGTTTTCAGCAGCCACTGTCAAAGTACCAAGGAGTATCAAACTGTAGGTTGGAATCAGAACTTGTGTATGCAACGTTGCTCACTAACTCAGTTTCAGTGGACAGGGTTACAAGGTTGCAGATGATAGGTTGTTCTGCATCAGTGTGTAGTTCATTCTTCTCATTGTGTGAGACAGTCGAGGCTCTCTGCTTGTAGTTCGGGTACAGATCTCGCTTAGCTATCCAAACATGACCATACAAGGATGGTTCCATAAAGCAAAGATTCATTCTCCAGGCTCGTTGATACTGATTTTGTCGGAAGTAGCAGAATCTGACGCTATGACCACGCTTTCCGCGGAAGTGGCATCCATTTCCTCGTTGCATAGTAGTAGTCTTCTTCATGTTTCCACTTTTCTGATTATCAGTCTGAACCTTTGTCGATATTTGGGTTTCTTTTTCTTTCGAACTGCCTTTCACAAATACAGTTTCTTCAACAGATTTGGATGCAGAGCCTTGAAAACCCAAATCCCAACTGCTGCTAGGACACTGACCGATGGTGAGAAGATGATCCAGGGTTGTTGTGCCAGTAGTAAGCATTCTTACTTTCTTGAGATTTTCAGTGAGTTGATTTTCAAGTAATTTGCTCTTGTCCATCTCCTTGATCAGTAGATCATTCAGATGATTTACCTTCAGCTCAAACTGCTTCTGCACCCTTTCATGTTCTGTCATCGCTCTCTTTAGGGACATCATCTCTTGGTCTGAGTTCTTTAGGATTGATAATTCAGCACTTTGATTCGATGGTTTCTCCAATTCCAAGATATTCACCTGAGCTTTTAGCATGGCCTTATCTTTCAGTAGTTGCAGGTTCTCATGGCTGAGTTCAGCAAATTTGTCGAACAGAGACTTGTATTATGTTTCGAGGTCGTTGTTGAGATCATCTTCATCCTCTTCCACGACTGAATCCAGATTTGGTTCTTCTCCCTTACAGACAAGTGCCATAAAGTTTAGATGTAGCTCATCTCCATCGTTGTCACTCTCTGAGTCTGTATCACTGAAACACATGAGTGACTTGTCCTTTTTCAGATTATTAGGACATTCACATCGAGTGTGACCAAAACCCTTGCAGTCAATGCACTTCAGTTCTTTTCGTTTAGCTAGTGTACACTCATTGTGATAATGCCCATAGCCTTCACACTCATGACACTGCAACTCCTTCTTCTTCGAGTTCTTCGAGTCTTGCCTAGTGTACTGAGAGCTGTTTCGATCTGAGTAATTCCTCTGAAGCCGTGAGTTGGATCGATTCCCTCCTTTCTCCATTCGCTTGATGAACTTGTTGAAGTTTCGAGCCATTAGTCCCAAGTTCTCTTCTATCTTTGTGACTCGATCCTGCTCTTTAGAGTCAGCTACAAATGCGATGCTTTTTTGAGAGTTTGCGGTTCGATTAGTTTTCTCCAGATCATGAACTTTCAAGATACCAGACAACTGATCAAACTTCATCTCATCAGTGTTAACGGCTATATCCAGTACAGCCTTGTAAGCTTCGAATCGTGGAGGTAGGCATCTTAACAGTTTTTTCACCAAATCCTTCTCATCATAATTCTTTCCAAGAACTGAAGCTTCGCTAGCAAGTTCACTGATCTTTGAAATGAATCCGTCAATCGGTTCATCATCCGTCATGCGAAAGTTTTCAAACTTTGAGGCTAAGTGATCAATCCTTGTTCTCCGTACGCTAGTATTCCCTTCCAAGTGATTGGTCAAAATATCCCATGCCTCTTTAGCAGACTCACAGCCTTGGATGATTTTGAACTGGTCCAGATCCACCGAAGAGAAGATCGCAGTGAGAGCTTTAGAGTTGAACTTCGATTCTGCCTTCTCTTGATCAGTCCACCTATCCTTCGGCTTTAGGGCCAAAGTTTTGTCATCGGTCATCATTGTAGGAACAGACCAACCTTCCTCTACTGCGGTCCATGCATCCTCATCAATTCCTCTGATCAACTGTCGCATCCTTGCCTTCCAATGACCGAAGCTGCAACTGTCCAGCATGATAGGTTTATGAATCCCAAATAGTTTCTTCATGGTGTCCATGAAAACCGCAGGATCTCAACCTGTTAGTATTATATGATACCACAGAGGTTTCCTGCTCTGATACCAAATGAAAGTTCAGAGACTACCAGTTATAGGAACAAGAACACAAGATACCAAGAACGATTTATTGTATATTAGAAATCTGTTAAGCAATCTTCCTAGATCTGTTTAATCTGAATTATTCTCAGTCACACACGACTAGAAACGGACCAATTTCTAATCTCACGAAACAGAAATACGAGCTGCACCCAAGGTCACTCGTATTTCTTCAGCTATCAAGAACAAACCTCTTGCTCTAGCTTTTTCAATCTCAAACGGCTAACATCGGTCTACCCAAAGTAATAAGGTTAAATACCCTTAACACAATATCTTATTTTCCTAATATTGTGATAAGCTCAGATCTTCCAGATCTTCTTTGCTTCACGCCAAAGTAATATCCTGGAACCAATGAGACACTGACACGTCATCGTCTCTGTAACAGCGAGTTACACATCCATAGACTCGTGTAACACCTCCTCTGTTTCACGATCAGCACAAGCTCTTTTTCCTGAGCTTACACATCCATCATTGTTCACTGAATTAAAAGCTAAAGCTAATGTATGTGTTCTTAATTTGGCTCTTTTTTACCTGGTGCTTCCGTTGAAGAAAACAAGCACTTTATTGATTTAAGAGATGAAACATAACAAATATTCAAAGAAGATTAATAAAAGAAAACGGAAAGCTGATGAAGGATCATATGGTATCACGACCCTTCCTTATTGAATCACACAAACAATCACAAACGGTAACGATCAAACGGCGTTTAAGCAGAGTTAAACTCGTAAAAGAAGAGATCTTCAAAACGGTCATTGGTCTGAGCTTTGCCACCATGCATCAGGAGCCCTTTCTTACCATTAATTGTCGCACTCGTGGAAGCTGTCCATCCCCTGATCTCCGGAGTCACCTGCTTCTCTTCTTTATTTTTATTTTTGTGGCCTCCAAAAGGGTTTCCGATCGAAACATCTACATCTAATAGGATCGGGATCCCAAGATGTATTGATAGTCCTGATGACCCACTCGTTGTCCCCTCCACCTCCTTCTCTTCACCTAACTTATCCAACCTCTCCCATTTCAACGTTTCTGTATCCAACGCAAAAGTCCCATCCATCAATTGTCCCGGGCCCACGTGAGCTTGTGGATCCATCGCTACCTCACCTCCAAATACAACAATGTGTTTCCCAACAACCGCACTAGCGAAAACACTCCTCGCAGAAGGCTTCTCACCAAATGTTTCCACTTGTGTCCACTTGTCTTCAACCGGGTCATAGTAATGAACATCATCAATTTCACATCCGTTGAATCCATAAACCACCCAAACCTTCCCTTGCACTACTTCGAGGCCGGCTCCTCCTCTTATGCTAAATGATTCTCCTGGGGTTGCACACTGCTTCCACTTCTGATCAACGATATTGTAGGCGTCTAGGGTCTTGAGACGCTCCGTAGCACTCACTCCACCGAAAACATAAATGTTTTTATCATCGGCTGCCATAGAGTGGAAGCTACGAGGAGTGGGTCCTTCTTCAACCGGAGTTAGCAGTTTCCACACGTTTTTGGTCGTGTCATAAGAGTAGAAAGCGTTGTATTTGCGGACCGCGTCTCGGCCACCAAAGACATAGAGGGTTGTTCCAACTGACACCATTCTGACGCCTAAGCAGGAGAGGTGTGGAATGTCTCCCGTGGCTGGAGCAATGGACCATTTCCCGGTCTTGAGGTCAAAGACGTAAAGGTCTTTGTCAATAGGCACATTTGGTGTGAACTCGCCACCAAAGGAGTAAATCTTGTTTCCTACTTGTGCTATGGCATGTGAGCATCTTAGCCCTGGGGCCTTTCCTTTTTGCTCCACCTTATATATAAATTACTAATATAATTAAATTATATCAAGATCTACGCATTCTTTTAGTTGATTCAAGTCTACTTTTAGTTATATATATTACCACTATTACGTTGATTTTCAAATTTAGTCACGCTTGTTTTCACATAATTACATAAATAATCACATAAATATGGTGTGTCTATGTTAAAAAGGAAAATATTTTTTGTTATGTCGATCTAAGAGATTTCTACCTTTAACCAGTTTCCAAGCGAATCAAGAGTGGATGAGAAAGAAACATAGGCTCCTAGGGAGTGTAGAACATCGGTCGAACGCCCGTGAAACCCAACGATTTTGCCACCTTGGAGAACAAACTTTACCCCCGGACTCGTCTCGATATGCATATTGGTTTTGCCTTTGAAAGTCTCGAACTTAAGAGCCACGATGGTTTCTTGAGTTACTGTCTCACGGAAAGCTTCTACGTAAACGATGTAGTCATCTTCATCAACCTCAAACTACGTATAAAAAACAACTCTCAGTACGAAACTAATATTGAACAAATTTGATATTTTCAACCTAATATAATTATATAGAAGTATATATATTTAGTACCTCTTCAACTTGTTGTGTTTGTTCACCATGTTCATCTCCAGCAACCACTTCAGAACCATCGACATACTCAAACTTGACGAAGGATATACAATCCTGGCCTTGCCCTACATATACTTTTCTAACATTTTCGTGAACGCCATCATCCCATACGTTTCCTTTCTTACCACCCTTTGCTTCCAGCTTTAGAACCATCACTTTTCCTTGTGCTTTCTTACGAATATTACAACCTGTAGTTACGAATATAGCTAAGTCATACAAAAACAATAATATGGGGTAGAGGGAGAGAGATGTTGAGAGAACTGACCTGAGAATAATTTAATTATTGGTGCAGTGATCCATATTGGGAAATTGCATGGGTACTTAGACCAACCGCAACGGTCGGTTTATTGAGTCCTTAGCTCGCGGTTTTAGGAAAAATAGAATTAAAAAACTTTAATTAAGTACGGTTTATTAAGGACCGTAACTTAATTAGAAGGCTGGAAGGATTGAATCCTTACCGACGTGTCATCCCTTCCCCGGTTCGATGTCGGGATGAATTTGGTTCAGGGAAAAAAAAATTAAACGCGAAGGAGATTAAAAAAAAAAAAGCTCCGGGCGATCGAAGAGGCGACAGACGACTTGGTGATATCGAAGGTAAATCGAAGCCTCCTATCGTTCGTTTATGGATTTGTTTTGGTCGGATGTTGTTCTCCTCGAGATTTAGGGTTTCTTTTCAGTTTTAAATCGATTTGGGGATATTTCGATTGAAGTTAGGGTTTCGAATNNNNNNNNNNNNNNNNNNNNNNNNNNNNNNNNNNNNNNNNNNNNNNNNNNNNNNNNNNNNNNNNNNNNNNNNNNNNNNNNNNNNNNNNNNNNNNNNNNNNNNNNNNNNNNNNNNNNNNNNNNNNNNNNNNNNNNNNNNNNNNNNNNNNNNNNNNNNNNNNNNNNNNNNNNNNNNNNNNNNNNNNNNNNNNNNNNNNNNNNNNNNNNNNNNNNNNNNNNNNNNNNNNNNNNNNNNNNNNNNNNNNNNNNNNNNNNNNNNNNNNNNNNNNNNNNNNNNNNNNNNNNNNNNNNNNNNNNNNNNNNNNNNNNNNNNNNNNNNNNNNNNNNNNNNNNNNNNNNNNNNNNNNNNNNNNNNNNNNNNNNNNNNNNNNNNNNNNNNNNNNNNNNNNNNNNNNNNNNNNNNNNNNNNNNNNNNNNNNNNNNNNNNNNNNNNNNNNNNNNNNNNNNNNNNNNNNNNNNNNNNNNNNNNNNNNNNNNNNNNNNNNNNNNNNNNNNNNNNNNNNNNNNNNNNNNNNNNNNNNNNNNNNNNNNNNNNNNNNNNNNNNNNNNNNNNNNNNNNNNNNNNNNNNNNNNNNNNNNNNNNNNNNNNNNNNNNNNNNNNNNNNNNNNNNNNNNNNNNNNNNNNNNNNNNNNNNNNNNNNNNNNNNNNNNNNNNNNNNNNNNNNNNNNNNNNNNNNNNNNNNNNNNNNNNNNNNNNNNNNNNNNNNNNNNNNNNNNNNNNNNNNNNNNNNNNNNNNNNNNNNNNNNNNNNNNNNNNNNNNNNNNNNNNNNNNNNNNNNNNNNNNNNNNNNNNNNNNNNNNNNNNNNNNNNNNNNNNNNNNNNNNNNNNNNNNNNNNNNNNNNNNNNNNNNNNNNNNNNNNNNNNNNNNNNNNNNNNNNNNNNNNNNNNNNNNNNNNNNNTTTTTTTTTTTTTTTTCAATTTTTTAAAAAATATATTATTATTTTATTCCTAAGGACTTCTGATTGGATAACACTATTGGACGTAAGATTAAGACAATAATCCTTAACTATTCAAAAGTTAAAAAATAATACTTTTTAACTCCTAAGGACTCCTAATACAAGTACACCAATGCATATGCTCTTATCGACCCATGGGAAGTTCACAACGACGAATTTCTTCATGTATTTTATATCTCGCGATACACGAGACATTAAATAATGAATGAACCCATGTGAGTACACGTTAACATACCGCAAGTAGTTGGATCGGAATATATTTTCACTACACCCAATACAAGCCAACTCATACAGTTTCCTAATTAGTTATACAAAGAGCATTTGCTATTAAAGAAATACAATAAATCTCCTAATTTGTCGAGAGCTTGATCCGCACACCCATGCGGATATTCATTTTTACCTATTTAAATAAATATTTATATTGTACAAATAGTAGTCTATATTTAAAATTTTACTATATGAAATAAGTATTTAATATGGCATTTTTAAACAATTTTTTTATATTTTATATTGATTAATTTTATTTTGATTTTTAAACTGTTAGAATATGAATCACGCGTCCGCACAAGTGTATTTTTATTTTTTGTATAGATCAAAAGTTTAATGTATAATAAAATTGTTATAAATATTAGTTAAAATTCTGTGTTGTATATTTTATATTCTTCATCATTGATCATATTTGATTTGCATTGGACTATTATTTATATATATAATATATATAAGAATCTGTATTTTCATATGTGCGGAGTTGCTTATGTAAATCAACTATTTCTTTGTTTTAATTATGTTATGTTTCAAAGGTATCCGAATGTGGAAATAAATATACTTGAGTTATGTATATCACTATATTATTAGTATAATATGTAACAGTAACAAATAACCTTTATTTTAAAAAAGATATTCATTAATACTTCCGTAATAATAGACACTAATTGTTATGCTTTTAGAAAATATTTTTGTATAGAAACAATGGTAAACTGGTTTTCCTAAATTAATGTCACCAAATTTTTTAAGGAGGGTAAAAAAAATTTTGAAAAAGATTTAATAAAATAGAAAAAGACATGGATTGCTTAAAGTTAGAATTACTTAATACTTTAGAGGTATTTTTTATTTGTACTTCTGATTTAATAGATTAGATAAATTAATATTAGGAGCATTGCCAGAGCTAATTTAAATACATTGCCGGAGGTAATTTAATACATTGCCGGAGCTAATTTAATACAAGGAGCATTGCCCTCCTATTAATGAAATACAATAAATCTCCTAATTTAATACTTGATAACTGAATAAAGATGATAATTTAATACAAGGAGTAGGCCTGTCCAATATGGTAAAACCGAACCATACCGAACCGAACCGAACCGAAATAACAATATTGTATGGTTTTGGTATATACCATATAAACCGAATGGATATGATTTTATAAAAACCGTAGGATTTGGATATGGTTTGGTTTATAACCGATTAAACCGAATAAACCGAACAAAACCGATCAAAAGTAAAAACATGTAAATATGTACATATTTTATAACGTCCCATGAAAAATATATTTGTTATATAAGTTATTCTTTTGTTAATAATTATTACCATATTTTTCTAGTAATAAAGAATCATAATTTGAAAAACACTTAAAATATAATTAAATAACAATTCATCGTAACTGAGGATTTTTATTTTCTTAGTCTTCTTCTTTTAATCATTTTGTTTTCTTTTATCATTGATTAAATTGAAGTGAAGGTTATAAATTTGATAGGTAATAACTAGAAAAAATTCTTCACAATTTTTTTCTTATTTATAAACAAACAGAGTTTCACTCGACGAAGCATGACTTTGATGAACACTAAATATGGAAGAGTGAAAACATTTTCTTTCATACTTCTCTTTTGTTTTTTATTTTTATTTTCAAAATTTCGAGCTTTGATTTTAGTTCTAGATTTGATTATTTCATTTGAAGGTATAAGCGTTTTTATTTTTTTGTTCTTTTATTTGAAAATATAATATATTTTTATTAAATGACTGCGATGACAATATGACTCTAAAATTTATATAATATGATCCCAAACTAAATAATTATGTTTTGGTATAAAACCGAATAAACCGAAAACCGGCGGTATATAAACCGAACCGAACCGAAGTAAATATGGATTTAGAATGGTAGTTATATTTTACTAACCGAAATACCGAAAAACCGAAAAAACCGAACTGAAACCGAATCGATATCCGGATTGAACACCCCTAACAAGGAGCATTGCCGGAGCTAATTTGGTGGCAAATGGGCTATTAATGAAATACAATAAATCTCCCAATTTTTTTATAATGTGAGTAATTTTGGCTAAAGCACAAAGATTAAGAAATTTATTATGTTTTAAAAAGTGTTATATAATAAATAGGTTAGTTATAACTTGATCAATCAAAAATAAATCTATTTAATTTGATTGGTCACACTATATTCAATAAATGTAAAAGTTACCTAGAAATATAAAAATTACTTACATTTTGAAACATTTTTTTCCCTAAAACTACTTACAATATAAAACGGAGGGAGTACTTGATAACTGAATAAATATGATAATTTTTCGGATATGAGATAAATATCATATTTTCTTAACTACTATGGTGTATTTATAGTTTTGTAGTTTTTGGTGAGAAAATATTTTTATATATTCATGAAATATAGGCATTATATTTTCTTAAAATTTATTTTAACTATATATTTCATGACATAAAGATTTATTTTTATAATACATACAAATCTACAATATTGCATTTGTTAAAAACTTACCTTACGTTTCCAAAATGTGATTAAAATATATTATTAGGAATGATATACTATAAATTTTCAAATATCCAAATTCATAAAATTCATCTTTAGTTATTTTAATCACGATCTGAAAGTGTGGTTTTCTGTTCCTGTGTTAGATCCTAGGTTAGGTTTCAAGTCATATCACAAATTCTAGATAATAACTTCGTTCATATGATTTTCTAATTTTTCTGAAAAATAATTCATATATACCTGGTCACGTTTATATTTTCTTCTTTTAAGTTCGATATATTTTTTATAATAACTATTTATTTCTAATACAATTTTTTTATAAATTAATAGTTTATGAAATTTTTTAAAAATATTAAATTAATTTTTTATTAGAAGTTTATTATAATTACATAATTTGATCATGCTAAAATATTTTACAGAATGTATTAATTAGTATTTAAAAAATAATTTATTCTTATAAAATAAAAACATTACTTTAAAAGAAGAGGTTATATTTAATTACTTTTTAACTTATTATTAAAATATTATATATATATATATATATCTCTTATATACTAAAGCACAAATCACTTGAGCAATCAGATCTTGACATGTTATTTCTTTACAAAAATAAAAATAAAAGTCAAAATTATACCATAATTTTCCGTCGACAACAACACCAAGATTTTCTATTTCAAATATTTTTATAACTGCAAAAATTCAAATTCCTATTTTTTCTCAACTACTACCATAACGTACTAAGATTAATTCATCAACTCCCATTGTCAAAAAAATGTCTCTTATATAACATTCTAACAACAATTATCTTCTTCTTCTTCTATCCTCTTTTTTTTTTCGTGAACGGTTTCTATCTGCATAATTCAAGTAGACGTTTACCATAATATAAATGGTGGAAAATCAGAGCTTTGTCTAATATCAGAAGCTTGAAGTTATTTTCAACATGAAAAGTTATTCTCAAATTTTCCTGGAAAAAGGTAAACACATTCATATTTAAAATTATAATATCTAAAATCTGTTTAAATAGATAAAACTCAGCTCTGTATACGTTTCTTATATAGTAAGGAAATAGAATTCAAGCTTCTCTGAAACATAAGCTGATAAAAAAAATTTAATGGAACTATAAAAAGGAGAGGGTGAGTAGTTTCTGACTTTCTGTTAATACATATGTAAATTAAGCTCTATCGGGAGAGCAAATTCCAATTTATATACTTAATATTTATGTATATATTAATGTACAATATCTTAACTTTACTAATCTAACGATGAAGTTTTCCGCAGATACATATTTCAAATATGAAAGCGTGCGCAGGTAAATCTTATATATTAAAACAGAAGTCACAACTTTGATTCATGTGTGATTTTTTTAAAATAGACCTAATTTACCAATTCCTATAAAGTCATGTTACATTTAATATCTAATCTTATCATTTAAATTTTTAGCCTACCAGAAATTTTTATTGGGCTATCAATAATTAGATTTAAACAATAAATGATCCATTGGATTTATAGATAATATAAATTAAATAGATATAATTTAATGTTCTAATACTATACTTCTATATGCTAAATATTTAAATATTTGTCGATGTTAACTTTTAAAATTATAAAGATTTTTTTTTAAATAACAAAAATCATATTATCTAACAATGATTAATCTTTACTACTTTAAACCAATGAAATTTTTTTTTAAACTATATAGTTTATTTTAAAAATTAAACAAAAAACTAAATGTTTAATTATTTACTCGATAATATAAATCTATGAAGCGAAAAGATTAATTTTTTAAGAACTTTCTAAATCTG
Coding sequences within:
- the LOC106295641 gene encoding nitrile-specifier protein 1-like, which gives rise to MVLKLEAKGGKKGNVWDDGVHENVRKVYVGQGQDCISFVKFEYVDGSEVVAGDEHGEQTQQVEEFEVDEDDYIVYVEAFRETVTQETIVALKFETFKGKTNMHIETSPGVKFVLQGGKIVGFHGRSTDVLHSLGAYVSFSSTLDSLGNWLKVEQKGKAPGLRCSHAIAQVGNKIYSFGGEFTPNVPIDKDLYVFDLKTGKWSIAPATGDIPHLSCLGVRMVSVGTTLYVFGGRDAVRKYNAFYSYDTTKNVWKLLTPVEEGPTPRSFHSMAADDKNIYVFGGVSATERLKTLDAYNIVDQKWKQCATPGESFSIRGGAGLEVVQGKVWVVYGFNGCEIDDVHYYDPVEDKWTQVETFGEKPSARSVFASAVVGKHIVVFGGEVAMDPQAHVGPGQLMDGTFALDTETLKWERLDKLGEEKEVEGTTSGSSGLSIHLGIPILLDVDVSIGNPFGGHKNKNKEEKQVTPEIRGWTASTSATINGKKGLLMHGGKAQTNDRFEDLFFYEFNSA